The nucleotide window AGGCGCTTCACGAGGGTTCACATCCACGGCTGACAGTCCCGAAGCCCTGCGCATAATAGAATGTCGTGGCAAGGGTGGGACGCACCGCGCGAAGATGTGACCCGTTTTCCACGTCGCGACATGTGATATGCTGGTTACGATACAGCTTTGATGGCGTCGCCGGGTGACGCTCCCGATGCTATAAGGCCCCGCGCGGGTAAAATGCAGGATTGGATCTGGGGATGGCGGCTGAGCGGGCGATGATCCTCGCCGTGCAGGGGGCGGACCGGGAGAAGATCCAGTCCCTCCTGATCGAGGCGGCCAAGGGGCTGCGTGCGTCCGGCGTGCGTGTGCTGGGCGTGGTGGAGCATCTGCCGCCCGGCTGCGCCCACGAGGACGCGCTGCTGCTCGACCTCGTCTCCGGCGAGACCAACCGCCTGCACCAGAATCTCGGCCCCGGCGCGGCCGGCTGCAGCCTCGATCCCGCCGGGCTCGCGGCCGCCTCCGCAGGCGTGGAGCGGGCCATCGCCGCACGCCTCGATGAGGGCGGCGACCTCTCCGACACGGTGGTGATCCTCTCCAAGTTCGGCCGTCAGGAGGCGGAGGGGCGCGGGCTCACCAGCGCCTTCCACGCGGCGGTGGCGGCGGAGCTCTCCGTGCTCACCTCGGTTTCCCCCACTGTGCGCGACCAGTGGGACGGCTTTGTCGGCGATCTCGCGCAGATCGCTCCGGCCAGCCTGAGCGAGGTCGAGGACTGGTGGGGTTGCCTCGCGCGCGAACTGGTGGAGTGAGGCCTGGGCCGCAATGCCCGCCGTCCGCCCCCTTCGCCGGACAACGGCTTGCCATCTAACGGGTTTTGCCGTCGCAGAAGCGCGCGGAAGAGGCCACGCAGGCACGGGTTGAGGCGTTTCTTCACGCCGGCCGGTATCCCCTTGGCTCGAAAACGCTCTAAGAAGGGCGTCGGGCAGGGACGATCCATGGCGTTTAGCGCGGCGGTACCGCGACAGGCCGGGGACGACCAGCCCTTCCTCGTCATGTCCAGAAGGCAGCCATGGCCCAGCGTCGTCCCCTTGCCCGTCCGGCCGCGCCCGGCACTTTCCCCGCTGCGGCCCTTTGCGCGGCCTTTGCCGCGGCACTGGCCCTGACGGCCTGCCAGGGCAATCCGGACAGCTGGGGTACGGGCGTGGTGAAGCAGTCCGACGCGTTCGGCGATTATTCGGAGACGGTGGTGGCGATCCCGCGGCCCACCGCCGGCCCGCGCCAGTTCCAGTGCGCCGGCCCGTTCGCGCCCAATACCAGCGCCGTCAACATCGCCGCCGATTTCGGCCAGGCCAATGTGGTGACCGGCAACATCATCTCCCCCGATGGCAGCACCTCGCCCGGTCTCGTGGTCCTGCCCAACGATCCGGCGCTGAGCCTGGAGATCGCCTGGAAGGACGCCATCGACATGGTGGGCCCGCGCCGGGTGGCCTTCACCGAATCCAGCGCCTGGAGCGTGAACGGCATCGCCATCGGCTCCACCCTCGCCGACCTCGAAAAGGCCAACGGCAAGCCGTTCCGGGTGCAGGGCTTCGGCGGCAATGGCGGCGGCGTGGTGGCGGACTGGCGCGGCGGGCGGCTCGGCAACCTGGGCGGCGGCTGCACCCTCGGCGTGCAGCTGGCGCTTTCGGCCAGCGCTTCGGACCAGGCCCAGGCGCGGCTGTCCGGGCCAAAGAGCATTGCCTCCAGCGATGCGGCCCTGCGCTCTGCCGCCCCAACCGTGGGCGTGTTCTGGGTGACCTACCGGTAGTTGGTCGGTTCGGCTCAGGCCTGCCGGGCGCCGGTGCGGTGGGCGAAGGCCCACACGCGATAGCCGGAGAAGGTCCACAGCATGGTGATGCCGGTGGTGATGGACTGGGCCAAAAGGTAGTAGATCCCCAGTTCGTGCACCAGCAGGCCCATGATGAGGCCGTTCAGTACGAAGGCTACCCCGGCCACCACCATGAAGCGCGGCACCGCCCCCGCATGGGAGCGGGTGGATTCGAAGGTGAAGCGGCGGTTGAGGCTGTAGGAGACGATCCCGCCCACCACGAACCCGACCCCTGACCCCGCCACCGGGCCGGTGAGGCCGTTTTCCACCAGCAGCGTCAGCGCCGCGAAATGGGCAGCGGTGGCGGTGAGGCCCACGCCCACGAAGGTGGCCAGTTGCCGGATGAGGGCGCGGTATCTGACGACCAGTTCGGCGAAGGTGGTTGGCACCGCGTCTGTCTCCGGAGGGAGTGAGCCGTCAACGTCGGCGTCATGGCTTCCGTCGCCGCAAATTATGGTCTAAGGAAGCCCATCAGCGCGCAGGGTGAAAGAGAATTCCCGAGGTGTGACCTCCTCGCACTTCCTCCGCCCCCATGCGCGCACGCTTCCGGGACTGCCCGGGGCGGTGCTCGATCCTTTCGGGGGGCGCGTGACCCGCGGCCCTTTTTTTGCGCCCGGAGCGCGATAGGAAAGGCGCGAGTGCCCCTGAGGCAAACCTGCCCGGAAGCATCGACGAAACGGATCCCGCGGTCCGCCCCCGTGTCTACCCGGGAGCGGGCGGCGACGGTGGAGAGCGCCAGACAGAAATGCCGAAACGCACCGATATCGAAACCATCCTCATCATTGGCGCCGGTCCCATCGTGATCGGGCAGGCCTGCGAGTTCGACTATTCCGGCACGCAGGCGGTGAAGGCGCTGAAGGAGGAGGGATACCGGGTCGTCCTCGTCAACTCGAACCCCGCCACCATCATGACCGACCCGGACATGGCGGACGCGACCTATATCGAGCCCATCACCGCCGAGATCGTCACCAAGATCATCGAGAAGGAGCGCGGCGACCGCTCCAAGGGCTTTGCCCTGCTGCCCACCATGGGCGGTCAGACGGCGCTCAACTGCGCCCTGTCACTCAAGAAGATGGGCACGCTCGAAAAATACGACGTGGAGATGATCGGCGCCACCGCCGAGGCCATCGACAAGGCCGAG belongs to Xanthobacter autotrophicus Py2 and includes:
- a CDS encoding conserved hypothetical protein (KEGG: bbt:BBta_2076 hypothetical protein), which gives rise to MAAERAMILAVQGADREKIQSLLIEAAKGLRASGVRVLGVVEHLPPGCAHEDALLLDLVSGETNRLHQNLGPGAAGCSLDPAGLAAASAGVERAIAARLDEGGDLSDTVVILSKFGRQEAEGRGLTSAFHAAVAAELSVLTSVSPTVRDQWDGFVGDLAQIAPASLSEVEDWWGCLARELVE
- a CDS encoding hypothetical protein (KEGG: bbt:BBta_4582 putative exported protein of unknown function); translated protein: MAQRRPLARPAAPGTFPAAALCAAFAAALALTACQGNPDSWGTGVVKQSDAFGDYSETVVAIPRPTAGPRQFQCAGPFAPNTSAVNIAADFGQANVVTGNIISPDGSTSPGLVVLPNDPALSLEIAWKDAIDMVGPRRVAFTESSAWSVNGIAIGSTLADLEKANGKPFRVQGFGGNGGGVVADWRGGRLGNLGGGCTLGVQLALSASASDQAQARLSGPKSIASSDAALRSAAPTVGVFWVTYR
- a CDS encoding GtrA family protein (PFAM: GtrA family protein~KEGG: azo:azo0751 conserved hypothetical membrane protein); translated protein: MPTTFAELVVRYRALIRQLATFVGVGLTATAAHFAALTLLVENGLTGPVAGSGVGFVVGGIVSYSLNRRFTFESTRSHAGAVPRFMVVAGVAFVLNGLIMGLLVHELGIYYLLAQSITTGITMLWTFSGYRVWAFAHRTGARQA